Proteins encoded together in one Bos indicus isolate NIAB-ARS_2022 breed Sahiwal x Tharparkar chromosome 25, NIAB-ARS_B.indTharparkar_mat_pri_1.0, whole genome shotgun sequence window:
- the LOC109578860 gene encoding 2-acylglycerol O-acyltransferase 3-like produces the protein MKTLKKQWLEVLSTCQFVLCFLFLGPFFSLVGFFLLFTSLWYFSVLYLVWLFLDWDTPQQGGRRNQWLKNCTVWKHLSDYFPIKLVKTVELPPDRNYVLLSHPHGIMSFGTFCNFSTEGTGCSQLFPGLRFSLAALNCLLYMPGHREYFMSFGICSVNRQSLDYVLSQPQLGRAVVIVVGGANEALHAVPGEHCLTLRNRKGFVRLALRHGASLVPTYSFGENDVFRVKAFAPDSWQRLFQVTIKRLLSFSPCIFWGRGLFSAKSWGLMPLARPITTVVGRPIPVPQCPQPTEEQVDHYHRLYMKALEQLFEEHKESCGLPASTHLTFI, from the exons ATGAAAACCTTAAAGAAACAGTGGTTAGAAGTACTGAGCACCTGCCAATTTGtgctctgtttcctcttcctgg GccctttcttttcccttgttggcttcttcctcctcttcacctCGCTCTGGTATTTCTCTGTTCTCTACTTGGTATGGTTATTCCTGGACTGGGACACACCCCAGCAAG GTGGAAGGCGTAATCAGTGGTTGAAGAACTGCACTGTGTGGAAACACCTGAGCGATTATTTCCCCATTAAG CTGGTGAAAACAGTAGAGCTGCCCCCAGACAGGAACTACGTGCTATTGTCCCACCCACATGGGATCATGAGCTTCGGAACCTTCTGTAACTTCAGCACGGAGGGCACTGGCTGCTCGCAGCTGTTCCCAGGGCTTCGGTTCTCACTGGCCGCGTTGAATTGTCTATTGTACATGCCAGGCCATCGAGAGTACTTTATGTCCTTTG GAATATGTTCTGTGAACCGTCAGAGCCTGGATTATGTTCTATCTCAACCACAGCTCGGCAGGGCTGTGGTCATCGTGGTCGGAGGGGCCAATGAGGCCCTGCATGCCGTCCCAGGGGAGCACTGCCTCACTCTCCGGAATCGTAAAGGCTTCGTCCGCCTGGCACTGAGGCACGG TGCCTCCCTGGTGCCCACGTACTCCTTTGGGGAGAATGACGTCTTCAGAGTTAAGGCTTTTGCCCCAGACTCCTGGCAGCGTCTGTTCCAGGTCACCATCAAGAGGCTCCTGAGCTTCTCTCCTTGCATCTTCTGGGGCCGTGGTCTCTTCTCAGCCAAGTCCTGGGGCCTGATGCCCCTCGCCAGACCCATCACCACTGTGG TGGGCCGCCCCATCCCGGTGCCCCAGTGTCCACAGCCCACCGAGGAGCAGGTGGACCACTATCACAGGCTGTACATGAAGGCTCTGGAGCAACTGTTTGAGGAGCACAAGGAGAGCTGCGGCCTCCCGGCTTCTACTCACCTCACCTTCATCTAG